The genomic window AATCTCAGATTCTCTTCTGAAAAATGTTCGCCTTGCAtgaacttttttgttttgataatgaAGGTCAGATGGAGATGGTTTcgaaagaattttgatttctcAAATATAACTATGCAAATTTTGTGCAACATAGAACTTAAGATGATAAATTTATCACAATGATAGACAAAAACAATCAAGCCAGATGGATGAACCATTACCTGCCTTGACATCCAAGCTATGAGTTGCAGTAAAGATCTcttatatatgacaaaaaagtCATCCGTCCTCGCACTATATTTCCAGGTCACGGTGCAAATTGTCACTAATTGCAACAGAAGGTATTGTAAAGGAGAAGATTCAGATAATCAGAAGAGCCGAAAAACTTCGATCAGGTTATCCACAATGCCTTTGATGCCATGTAACACTCCAACAGACTGTAAGATCGTTTGATCAAATGACAAGGAATGTCTAGGAAGCTTTATCCATCAGTTGAATTGGTGCCAAAATGTTTGATTTACTAGTCTCAACAATGCAGCCATTCATAACCATCTCTTCAAGCATGAAATGAGCCTTCTCCAAGTGAAACATAATATCCAGTTCACACTACAGTACAGCAAAAAGAAATTAGTGGAACTTCAGAGTACCTGCAGTATGGGCCAGAGAGAACTCTGCTAAGACATGACCCCTTAGAAGAAAGTTGGAACCTTACAACATTCCCAAAGTGCTGGTCCATAGTTTCCACAAGTAGGTGAATAAATTCTAGAATTGCTAGTTCATTCTgcaaaagtgaaaatgaataaCAAACTTATAAGTCACCAGATGAATTCTTTAATAGATGCAAAGGAGCTATTAGATTCCTATAGATGATATTAACTGGAAATAAGCTAATAATCAAAATAGCAGAGCAAGACATTAGTCACCCACTATTTATGAATTAACTTTACTATATACTGGTCCAAACTTTACATGACACCATTCAGTTCTAGTTCAGGTAAATGTGTTTGGCAGCATCAAGCATCTAAGGTTCAGTCCTTACTGGATGCTACTGCCCAAGCTCGTTCCAGGAGCGAACTGAGCTGATGCTTCACACAGCGGGTGGCTCAAGCACCCTTACCCTGAAGGACCTGAGCTTGACCACCATGAAGCCTTTCGTAGCTAATTCCTGCAAAACAATCCAGCTAATTTATTTTATGAACTGACAACTCTTTGGCTAACTTAATATTCATAGGCAATTGAAAACAGTATAGATTATTGGCTTTCAGTACAAGCATCAAGTCCAGATGTTGATCCTGGAGATAGACGGCCACCACCTAAAGGGACTGTTCCAACCAACATTATAGAAACAGATCAGTTATATGAGGTGCACAAGAACATGGTTTGACCCTTCTAGTCCCATGGCTTCCTAGACTATGGATTCAACAAATGCATCAATACAGAGATCAATGCTTCTTGACAATCCATGTTGGATGGCTTTCTCTAGATTAACCACCAAACATGCTTGAAAACTTATTAACAATTGGGGGCATATTTTCTCAAGTAACTGGTTTTGCATAAAGAGTTTATCCATCATGAGTCAACTACGTTGGATATCTTGCTTAATCATGAGTTGTGACAAATATAAAACGGTCCATATTATTAGGTGCTGAATGTTTTGCTTTAAGGATAAAAATTTAGTAAGACTTTAGTCCGCAAGTATCTTCTCTAGCAAGGTTGCAAAGCAGTTACCTCATTCAGAAGGAGAAAAACTCCCAAAAATGCTTGGTGGGCGCATGCATGCTGAGGAGAGAAGTTTAATGCACATTATTAAATGCTGGATTCATTCATAACTATAGGTTTGGACTCTTTCAAGCATTGGGAGTGTAGAGAAACAAAAGGACTTTAAGAACAAACATCCCCCTTCTCAAACAATTTTTATTTGTGTCGATTCTGTGTATGAAAATCTTCTGCAAGTGCCTGAAATTACTATCATTCAATCATTAGCAATATTGCCTCAAATTGATGCATGAAGGGGCCAAAATCAACTGTGTTGTTGAACTAACAAGTATTCATCGGTTAGGTGAAGTTCATCCTTGGACTAGTTGATAACTAGATTACAGAAGATATGAACAGCTGCAGTTGTATGAAGAAACATTCAAATCCCATCATGGAAGAACCGGAATGGACTGCCAAGCACTTACAGAGTATTGGAAATGTGGCGGCCTTAAATAAAACACAGGAAAAGGGGAAAGTAAAAGGACATTCAGGTTTTGATAATGTACACGTTAGTCATTTTTTACTACAGTCAAGGAGATGTAAGATCAGATTGACTTCTATGACCTTTAGTTACATGCCAAAAATTGTTAATAAAATTGGCTGCTATTCTAGGGGAGAAATTTTGGAGACATAAACCCCCCAGATTGGAACATCTGGTCCAGAATGACAATTAGTTTCATGTGCAAATGAAATGGTAGGTCTTTGCCGATCTCCAGATTCAAACAGATTAAAGTATTCTGTTGTTAATTTAAGCTTATCCCTGAAAAGAGTCATAGATATTGTAATGTTGAGCAGGGACAGAAAAAGCACATAGatgaaaaagaataaagcaaaTTGGACGGTAGATCAACCACAAGTAAAAGATGGCTTGTATAGTGACTTACAGTTTGGacatttcaaaatatatgctgTAGAAGTAGGTATGGCATGAAAGGAGAAAGAATCAGCTAGCATGTATCTGACAACTTACCCGATAAAACACATGCAAAGTAAAAAGTTTCTTTCTGAATAACAATAAACATATTGTATTGGGACATACACTTTAAAGACTTGAAGCATATGAATTGAAGACCCGGAAGACcatgcaaaagagaaagaatggaGACATTATTCACCTTGCCTGCTTCGTGTTTGGGATTGTACTTACAGTATAAACAAATGGATAAGATAGTATTTACTATATTTAGCATAAAATTCAAGCACATAACATAACACGCCTCACCTCATCATTATCTACTCCAACCATGAAGAAGAGTGATGCATAGCGCTTGTATACAATTTTATAATTTCGGTGCTCAACAAATGAACACTGCATTTAGAGGAAATAGATTATCAGAAAAGCACTTAGAGATGTATCAGTACCTTATGCACACATGAAATGCAACACCACTTCTTATGGAAAAAAGATAGTCCTGATTGCCCAGGTATGCttaaatttcaagaaagaagCAAGACAATTAACAACAACCTCTACAATCACAACCAAGAATGTGCAATACACCAACCAAAGCCATACGTAGATCTGAAGAATGAAATAAACAAGGAAGGATAAGCTATAAGCCTATAGCGAATATGTAAGCATGATTAAGTAGAAACTACACTGCTGAAGGACACAAAATTTAGATCGGATCAAAATTTATGGGACTCTGTTGACGTTTGACCTACAAGTTGAATGAATTGATCTAGTAACCTGGCCACGACTCAGTATAGGTTGCATTACAAATCCTAAAGGAATAGCTGATCAGACAGGCACCTGAATCCGATTACAAGTAAAATATCAGATGTGGAATTTCATCCTATATATCATCAGATTCTAAGTTTGTTTAACCAAATATCCAATTGAACAAATTTAAATCCCAAGAGATAATCCGATTCGATTTACATCCCTACTTGGCGTTGATCTGGATGTGACGACAAAAATCTGAAGGTAGACTTCCGGGCAATACGAAGACACAGATTAATGAGCTTGGCCCCTTCTAGTAAAGGAATATAAACAGACTGCAACTTCATAACTGTACCGCAACACTAGTTAACCTCCCAAGAGATAAATGAATTAGGATGTACCCTTGCTTGTTTGACAGAGCATAGAACACCCGATCAAAGAGAACACCCAATTcattgaaatgaaaatcaatttacaTTCTAGAGAAACTACTCACAACAAATATTCTAATATTCCATTTTAACCAATCACTACGCCATCTTATAGAAGGTAGAAAAACAAACGAATAGTTTTCTAGACCAACAAAACACGCGTAACAATTATTTACCTAAACTCGTAACTGAGAAGAGGACAATGAGTAGCAGCAGAGTCCTATGCAAAGAGAACCCTTACGTTAAAACCAGCACGTTCACTGTTGGCAGCAAACCATTTTAACGCCATAGAGATGTAATTTTCAGAATTCCACAAAGATTTGCAGCTAACGAAGTATAAATAACGAATAACTAAACAGAATTTCaatcacccaaaaaaaataaggaaagaaaaaaaaaaaactagcatTGAAACGTCAGTTGGAGAAGAAGCAAGGTTCCAGAAAAAAAACCAAtaccgagagagagaagacgcTCTTGCCTGTTGGTCGGTGCGGGTGAGGCATTTCCTGACGATCTCTCCCTCGAGAACCCTCCTCTCCTCTAGGGTGAGGTACTCATAATACTGGGCTAGCCGAGTCTGCCCTTGCTTGTTCACCAGCAGGACGAACTGGATCCCCATCCCCCTcgcctctttcttttccttctttctttttcttcttcttcttcttcttcagtatCACTCTCGCCCGGCGCTAAATTTTAAGGCGAATCTGTCCACGGTCAACAAACTTCATGGAAAtttccttgaagaagaagaaaagtcgACAAGCAACTGCAATAGAGAAtttgttctttctcaagaatTCAGCATATACGCATGATTTTCTCGAGATTCGTTAAGGGTTTCCGAAAATCCGAGTATTGTGAGACAATCGTTGAAATTTGTGAACGCTGAAATTTATGAAGGCGAGTCAACCCTTTGGCCAAGCCTACAATGCTTTGCCTTTTCAACAGAAATACAGGAATCAGACTCTCGTTGGTCAAGACATCACCATATCCAACAACCGAGACCTACCACGACCCAGTTCGGACtcggatccaaattcaaatccagaaAAATTATCATCCACCGCTGTCCCAACTACCTAATCCCAATCAAATTaatgaagaaacaaagatgAATTTCAGCTAAAGAATAAACTTGATTCAAAGTACCCAACTACCCAATCCCAATCAACTTCCAAAATTGATTTAAAGCTTACCACCTGTAAGGGTTTATTCAaagtaattttcttttagtttttgcAGTCTTGTTCAAAGATGTTGGAGCTTGACCATGAATTGTCACAAAAATTGTGTTCATAAGTTGCCTCCAAAAGCTCTTCATGGGCTGCCTTCAAAAGGTGCTTTTAAGAGATACCTCTAAGAGATGTGTCTGCCATTGGGCCTAGAAGGGGAAACCAAGGAGTCTATAAACATTCCATCGATAGTCGATTAGGCATACGCTAACTCCTAAAACctttctctatctccctcttgTGTTGCAGGTTTTCAGTTGCATCTTTGATGTTGTGTTGAGCTCCTAGAAGAGCCACTTGGCATTAAGAACAAGGTACGAGTGTTTCATGATTCTGCTCTAaaattggggtagattcataaaacacttgaacaagtgtctcatgaatctatcccaattttgaggtagattcatgaaacactcacatgtTGTTCGCAATGTCCAAACAACCCAAAAGGAACATTAAATTCCGTTTAGATGATCAATCAAAGTAGTGAGTTAATAAAAGGCTTGTTTGAGAAGTCTCATCCATCTGCTGTACATGTTACTAGTAAGTACACTCTATTACCGCTGCTGTtatttttctctccctctcttaaaGATATAGACTTAGTGCATCAATGGAATGAAGCCTGACTGCATTTTTCTGTTAAAAGATCATTTTTGCAAGCGTGCCAAGATCAAATTAAACAATTTGATCAAGTGCTAGCATATGCCTTGTCAAATTACATGCATGATTGGTTCTTTCTAGCATAAATCTCTATATGCTCCTCTACTGCCTGTTACTTGTCTAGAACAGATGACATTTTACGTCGTGTGAACAAATGAGAGGTCGTCTACCCCAAGTGGCAGATGTGTGAGACTGCCATTGCATGTTACTCCGCTATTGCCTTTGAGCAGCATATATACACGCAA from Nymphaea colorata isolate Beijing-Zhang1983 chromosome 6, ASM883128v2, whole genome shotgun sequence includes these protein-coding regions:
- the LOC116255594 gene encoding AP-4 complex subunit sigma isoform X1, which codes for MGIQFVLLVNKQGQTRLAQYYEYLTLEERRVLEGEIVRKCLTRTDQQCSFVEHRNYKIVYKRYASLFFMVGVDNDENELAILEFIHLLVETMDQHFGNVCELDIMFHLEKAHFMLEEMVMNGCIVETSKSNILAPIQLMDKAS
- the LOC116255594 gene encoding AP-4 complex subunit sigma isoform X2, whose amino-acid sequence is MGIQFVLLVNKQGQTRLAQYYEYLTLEERRVLEGEIVRKCLTRTDQQCSFVEHRNYKIVYKRYASLFFMVGVDNDENELAILEFIHLLVETMDQHFGNVVSVNWILCFTWRRLISCLKRWL